One window from the genome of Nicotiana tomentosiformis chromosome 5, ASM39032v3, whole genome shotgun sequence encodes:
- the LOC138893060 gene encoding uncharacterized protein translates to MVGNDVVKDKGKGSKRDGDDVPSKKKKVHVDQKCSSSSDLKFWNYYVLLGDHYSTRISIHTNCNIVKHLKDTLDDHQIEMFRRTCFGYFVDLPKFFIQNQLIHSLLLRKVVSPKDDELWIKVNSTKLRFGLEEFCIITGLKCNGDPNKDYEYVQLSRLMKLYFSSMLKVSKKLLTNCFFIKIWKTDEDALKIAVLYFIHSFLFSITNDDFITKNDFLFVESGNFETFHLEESGFQCCVGVNER, encoded by the exons ATGGTGGGAAATGATGTTGTGAAGGATAAGGGTAAAGGTTCTAAAAGGGATGGGGATGATGTtccatcaaaaaagaaaaaagttcaCGTTGATCAAAAGTGTTCTAGCTCATCTGATTTGAAG TTTTGGAATTACTATGTTCTTTTGGGTGATCATTATAGTACCCGTATCAGTATACATACAAACTGCAATATAGTGAAACATTTGAAAGATACTTTGGATGATCACCAAATTGAGATGTTTAGAAGAACATGTTTTGGTTATTTTGTGGACTTGCCCAAATTTTTTATACAGAATCAACTTATCCATTCACTATTGCTTAGGAAAGTGGTGTCACCTAAAGATGATGAGTTATGGATTAAAGTGAATAGCACCAAGTTGCGCTTTGGACTTGAAGAGTTTTGTATTATCACAGGTTTAAAGTGTAATGGTGATCCCAATAAGGATTATGAATATGTCCAGTTGAGTCGGTTGATGAAATTATACTTTTCAAGCATGTTGAAAGTGTCTAAGAAATTGTTAACTAATTGTTTCTTCATAAAGATCTGGAAAACTGATGAGGACGCATTAAAGATTGCAGTATTGTATTTCATTCACAGTTTCCTATTTTCTATTACGAATGATGATTTCATAACAAAGAATGATTTTCTGTTTGTTGAATCTGGTAATTTTGAGACTTTCCATTTGGAGGAAAGCGGTTTTCAATGTTGTGTTGGAGTTAATGAAAGATAA